A stretch of the Lolium perenne isolate Kyuss_39 chromosome 3, Kyuss_2.0, whole genome shotgun sequence genome encodes the following:
- the LOC127325799 gene encoding uncharacterized protein, translating into MEGEVAQLDKEELACILIRAMSAAKNVGAQRDRLLQIRRRLQLRIPGDEDAARIQEDVASGLHKVYSMGLFHGARYLADCLEMASENRDRFSFSIPAFAVIPNEQLYGLLRRQWHSRRPTTLVQALARIESAYYAVMLPLEHHLPRCIEFLVGVRPPSVTPQTIGVMTGYPDDLIAAANEHLRRLANRPEGKFPNPAAAAGKPPREESSVDVDLALTYLHRSCSLTSLAVKHLDVAIAFVSSFLDPDEVANISKWTDQRTYYTSEEGPYPPDERNCLNC; encoded by the coding sequence ATGGAAGGAGAGGTGGCCCAGCTGGACAAGGAGGAGCTAGCGTGTATCCTCATTCGTGCCATGTCCGCCGCGAAGAACGTCGGGGCCCAGCGCGACCGCCTCCTGCAGATCCGCCGCCGGCTACAGCTGCGGATCCCCGGAGACGAGGACGCGGCCAGGATCCAGGAGGATGTCGCCTCCGGCCTCCACAAGGTCTACTCCATGGGCCTTTTCCACGGCGCCCGCTACCTCGCGGACTGCCTCGAGATGGCTTCCGAGAACCGCGACCGCTTCTCCTTCAGCATCCCCGCCTTCGCCGTCATCCCCAACGAGCAGCTCTACGGCCTGCTGCGCCGGCAGTGGCACTCCCGGCGCCCGACCACCCTggtccaggccttggcccgcatcGAGTCCGCCTACTACGCCGTCATGCTCCCCTTGGAACACCACCTCCCCCGCTGCATCGAGTTCCTCGTCGGCGTCCGGCCACCGTCCGTCACCCCCCAGACGATCGGAGTCATGACAGGCTACCCAGATGACCTGATAGCCGCCGCCAACGAGCACCTCCGCCGCCTCGCGAATAGACCGGAGGGCAAATTCCccaaccccgccgccgccgctggcaAGCCCCCTCGGGAGGAAAGCAGCGTGGACGTGGACCTGGCGCTCACCTACCTACATCGCTCGTGCTCCCTCACGAGCCTCGCCGTCAAGCACCTGGACGTCGCCATCGCCTTCGTCTCCAGCTTCCTCGACCCGGACGAGGTCGCCAATATCTCCAAATGGACCGACCAACGTACATACTACACCTCTGAG